In Haloplanus rubicundus, one DNA window encodes the following:
- a CDS encoding NAD(P)H-hydrate dehydratase yields the protein MITAERMAAVDENAAALGVPRKQLMESSGNAVAAAVRRVADPDDSVALVCGRGNNGGDAFVAARFLDDYDATVHLLGRPETISTDIARENWTALERAEYDSRVVRDSRDLDLGAPDVVVDAMLGTGVAGALREPERSAAAAINESGATVLAVDVPSGVDADTGEAAGVAVDADHVVTFHDAKPGLDDWDVTVADIGIPETAELFAGPGDRRVLTRPGDAHKGDFGEVLVVGGGPYTGAPALAAQAAMRAGADLVRVACPRAVAREVQGFEAGLILRPFDGDRLTAEGLDHVRTLAADHDAVVFGPGLGDHEATLAAVGDFLADYDGRAVIDADALQVVPEVETEATLLCTPHQGELRGMGGPSADDWRARLDAVADFAADIGHTLLVKGAYDVISDGADARANRTGNPGMTVGGTGDVLAGMAGALLSTQEPVDAATLAAYANGLAGDRIVDRQGYGLLASDLLPELPRALWGGADE from the coding sequence ATGATCACAGCCGAACGCATGGCCGCGGTCGACGAGAACGCGGCCGCCCTCGGCGTCCCGCGCAAGCAGTTGATGGAGTCGAGCGGCAACGCCGTCGCCGCCGCGGTCCGACGGGTCGCGGACCCCGACGACTCGGTCGCGCTGGTCTGTGGCCGCGGCAACAACGGCGGCGACGCCTTCGTCGCCGCGCGCTTCCTCGACGACTACGACGCCACGGTCCATCTGCTGGGTCGCCCCGAGACCATCTCGACGGACATCGCCCGCGAGAACTGGACCGCCCTGGAGCGAGCCGAGTACGACTCCCGCGTCGTCCGCGACTCCCGGGACCTCGACCTCGGCGCCCCCGACGTGGTCGTCGACGCGATGCTCGGGACGGGTGTGGCGGGCGCGCTCCGCGAACCCGAGCGATCGGCCGCGGCGGCGATCAACGAGTCGGGGGCGACCGTACTCGCCGTCGACGTGCCCTCCGGCGTCGACGCCGACACGGGCGAGGCGGCTGGCGTCGCCGTCGACGCCGACCACGTCGTCACGTTCCACGACGCCAAACCCGGTCTCGACGACTGGGACGTGACCGTCGCCGACATCGGCATCCCCGAGACGGCGGAACTGTTCGCGGGGCCGGGCGACCGGCGCGTCCTCACCCGCCCCGGCGACGCCCACAAGGGCGACTTCGGCGAGGTACTGGTCGTCGGCGGCGGGCCGTACACGGGCGCGCCCGCCCTGGCCGCACAGGCGGCGATGCGAGCCGGCGCCGACCTGGTGCGCGTGGCCTGTCCCCGCGCCGTCGCCCGCGAGGTCCAGGGGTTCGAGGCGGGGCTGATCCTCCGCCCGTTCGACGGCGACCGACTCACGGCCGAGGGCCTCGACCACGTCCGGACGCTCGCGGCCGACCACGACGCCGTCGTCTTCGGCCCGGGACTCGGCGACCACGAGGCGACCCTCGCCGCCGTCGGCGACTTCCTCGCCGACTACGACGGGCGGGCGGTGATCGACGCCGACGCCCTGCAGGTGGTGCCGGAAGTGGAGACAGAGGCCACCCTGCTGTGTACGCCCCATCAGGGCGAACTCCGGGGGATGGGCGGCCCGAGCGCCGACGACTGGCGGGCGCGACTCGACGCCGTGGCGGACTTCGCGGCCGATATCGGGCACACCCTACTGGTGAAGGGCGCCTACGACGTGATCTCCGACGGCGCCGACGCCCGGGCGAACCGCACCGGCAACCCGGGGATGACCGTCGGCGGCACCGGCGACGTGCTCGCCGGGATGGCGGGGGCGCTCCTCTCGACGCAGGAGCCGGTCGACGCGGCGACGCTCGCCGCCTACGCCAACGGCCTCGCCGGCGACCGGATCGTCGACCGGCAGGGGTACGGCCTGCTGGCGAGCGACCTCTTACCCGAACTGCCGCGGGCGCTGTGGGGTGGTGCCGATGAGTGA
- the moaC gene encoding cyclic pyranopterin monophosphate synthase MoaC encodes MSDPQDDLTHTDETGNVQMVDVGDKPDTSRRAVARGEIHLQPSTIAAIRDDEIGKGDVLATARVGAVQAVKHTWETIPMCHQIPITNVETEFDVGDELVTLTVAVETTGKTGCEMEALEGVTTGLNVVWDMVKAAEKDDEGEYPDTAIRDVRVIEKTKREL; translated from the coding sequence ATGAGTGACCCACAGGACGACCTGACCCACACCGACGAGACCGGGAACGTCCAGATGGTCGACGTGGGCGACAAGCCAGACACGTCGCGACGGGCGGTCGCGCGCGGCGAGATTCACCTCCAACCCAGCACCATCGCAGCCATCCGCGACGACGAAATCGGGAAAGGCGACGTGCTGGCGACGGCGCGCGTCGGCGCCGTGCAGGCGGTCAAACACACTTGGGAGACGATTCCGATGTGTCACCAGATCCCGATCACGAACGTCGAGACGGAGTTCGACGTGGGCGACGAGCTAGTGACCCTGACCGTCGCCGTCGAGACGACGGGCAAGACCGGCTGCGAGATGGAGGCGCTGGAGGGCGTCACCACCGGGCTGAACGTCGTCTGGGACATGGTGAAGGCGGCCGAGAAGGACGACGAGGGCGAGTACCCCGACACCGCGATCCGTGACGTGCGGGTGATCGAGAAGACGAAACGGGAACTCTAG
- a CDS encoding MFS transporter, with protein sequence MTRRLFTSLCGLVFCANFGRVAFAPLLETFRTSFEVGTAGLGLVTTLVWVGTAVPRIPVGYLVTRVPRGRIVMGAGALLTAGAALTAVATSLPLLQVGAFALGVASGAYYAAAVPLIGDLYPDAVGRAVGVHGTAAQAAAVVAPALTVALVATASWRAVFWLLAGLGALLTLALVGVARRRAGGVPRGADRDFRAALGHWRVILAAVVMIGGAGFVWQGVFNFYVTYLVASKGLAAERAGTLLTVAFAAGLPAFWVGGRLADRLPHVPYILGLGAGVAAGVAALTVAQSLPALVAVSVALGLAAHSLFPALDAYVLGAIPDNRGSAYAVYGGLALLVQATGSGAVGVLGERFAFDAVFQGFAAGLLALVTLLAGLYLIGGFPTTDAA encoded by the coding sequence GTGACCCGCCGGCTCTTCACCTCCCTCTGTGGCCTCGTCTTCTGTGCCAACTTCGGCCGCGTGGCCTTCGCGCCCCTGCTGGAAACCTTCCGCACCTCCTTCGAAGTGGGGACGGCCGGGCTGGGACTGGTGACGACGCTCGTCTGGGTCGGGACGGCCGTCCCCCGCATCCCCGTGGGCTATCTCGTCACGCGCGTCCCGCGGGGTCGGATCGTGATGGGCGCCGGGGCGTTGCTGACCGCGGGCGCGGCGCTGACCGCCGTCGCCACGTCACTCCCGCTTCTACAGGTGGGCGCCTTCGCCCTCGGCGTCGCCTCGGGCGCGTACTACGCCGCCGCCGTCCCGCTCATCGGCGACCTCTACCCCGACGCGGTGGGGCGGGCGGTCGGGGTCCACGGCACGGCGGCGCAAGCGGCGGCCGTCGTCGCGCCGGCGCTGACCGTCGCCCTCGTCGCCACCGCGTCGTGGCGCGCCGTCTTCTGGCTGCTCGCGGGGCTGGGCGCGCTCCTGACGCTCGCGCTCGTCGGCGTCGCCCGGCGACGGGCGGGCGGCGTCCCCCGCGGCGCGGACCGCGACTTCCGGGCGGCGCTCGGCCACTGGCGGGTCATCCTCGCTGCCGTCGTGATGATCGGTGGCGCCGGCTTCGTCTGGCAGGGCGTGTTCAACTTCTACGTCACCTACCTCGTGGCGAGCAAGGGGCTGGCGGCGGAGCGGGCGGGCACGCTCCTGACCGTCGCCTTCGCCGCCGGCCTGCCCGCCTTCTGGGTGGGCGGCCGCCTCGCCGACCGCCTCCCACACGTCCCGTACATCCTCGGCCTCGGTGCGGGCGTCGCCGCCGGCGTCGCGGCGCTGACCGTCGCGCAGTCGCTGCCCGCGCTCGTGGCCGTGAGCGTCGCGCTCGGCCTCGCGGCCCACAGCCTCTTTCCCGCGCTCGACGCGTACGTCCTCGGCGCGATACCCGACAACCGCGGGAGCGCGTACGCGGTGTACGGCGGCCTCGCGCTCCTCGTCCAGGCCACCGGGAGCGGCGCCGTCGGCGTCCTCGGCGAACGGTTCGCGTTCGACGCCGTCTTTCAGGGGTTCGCCGCGGGACTGCTCGCGCTCGTGACCCTCCTCGCCGGCCTGTATCTGATCGGCGGCTTCCCGACGACCGACGCCGCGTGA